Genomic window (Candidatus Tanganyikabacteria bacterium):
CGCTCAAATGACCTGGCGCCTATCGGACGCAGGCACGGAGGCCTGCGCCACCGATGCAACGGGTGGGGCCGGCCTCCGTGCCGGCCGCGATGCCGGAGCGAAGTCATCAGAGCCGCGCTATGAGCCCAATTCGGCCAGTGCCTCATGCTCTTCCCGGGTCTCGGCCACGATGAACGTGATCCGCGATCGCTCGGGGGGCGACAGCGCTGCATCGAGCTGCTCCCAGATGGCATCCTGGCGTGCCGACGGCGTCATTCGGACGAATTTCGTCGAGACGACCGAGCCCCCCACGCGGCCGGTTCCCCTCTCCTCGAGATGGATGATCGGCGAGTCGTCGGGGCGGCAAGCCAGCCGAAGCGCTTCGGTGATCTTGCGGTTCAGTTCCGGGTCCATCGTCGCTCCCCCACGATAACGATCTCGGCGCAGGCGTCGAACAGCTTACCGCACTTGACCCTGAGCGGATCGGAGTTCCGTGCCACGTCCCAGTCGAGTCGGGCCCGATGCAAATGCCGGCGGATCATGCCCTCGTGTGCGAAGCGGAAGAGGCTGGACCAGAGCAGATGGGCCGTCTGCAAGGGACCCCGAAGCCGTTGCCTGGCCTTCTCGCCCAGGCGATCGAGGTCGCAGTTCCCGAACAGGATCTCAAGGTTGTGGCGCTCGTCGAACGGCCGATCCGGATGGTGGAAAGCGCGTAGCGTGGACTCGGCAGCCAGGCCCGCGAGGTACACGGAAACGCTGAAATGCCCGTGGCGTCGCATGCCGTCGGACTCGCCGATGCGCTCCAGCGCGGCGAGCCGGTAGTCCTCGGGCGCCCAGTACACCAGAACAGTATACCATGCAAACGATTAACATGGCATCACATCGCCTTAGATCTTCGGTCCACGGCATTTTCGAAGAGGTCGCCGGACGGACCGTCGCCGACCACGGCCGCCTGCTCCGTAAGGAGGTATAGTCAGGCTGTCTCGCAACGAAGGAGGCCTCATGAACGCAGCAAAGCTCCTCAGCCGCTCGGCAGCCCTGCTCTCGGGATTGCTGGTCTGGGCCGGCGCCGCCGGCCGCGCGTGGTCGCAGGATGCGGCCGCTCAGCCGGCGTTCCTGAATCCCGACACGTTCACCGGCGCCCTGGTCGGCACGGTGGTCTTCGGGCTGATCGGCACCGCCATGGCCATCCTGGGCTTCAAGATCTTCGATTGGGTCGTGCCCTTCGACCTCGAACGCGAGATCGCCGAAAAGAACAACATGTCGGTCGCCATCGTGGCCGGCGCGATGGTCCTGGGGATCAGCCTGATCGTCGCGGCCGCCGTGAATTAGCCGGGCGGCGTCCCCGCCGCTCTAGAAATGGTCGAACTCCCAGCAATGGGCGCCGGCGGCCAGGCTCGCCACATCCGGCGCCTCCGGGGTCAGGGGCGCTGCCATCCAGATGCCGTCGGTGCGCTCGTGCCAGGCGAAACAAGCGGCGATGGCGGGATCTCCGGCCGGTAGCCAGCCGCACACGCGGGTGGCGCCCAGTTTCCTGGCCCGGGCAGCCACGGCTCCGAGCCAGGCCGGGGTATCGGCTGGATCGCGGCTGCCGCCCTCGACGATCAGGTAGCCCTCGCCCGCGCGATCGCCGATCAGGAAGCCGGCCGGCCGGCCGTGCTGCTCCAGGATCAAAACATCGGGAATCTCGCGCCAGGCCAGCACGAAGGCTACGTGGTCCGGATGGCGGCGGTAGGACAGAGTGTGGCGTCGTGCCAGGTCGCGGCTCAGGGTCGCAATCAAGGCGTGGTCCGCCGCCGTGGCGGGGCGCAGGCGCGCCCCGGGACGCAAGTCGGGGAGGGCCGCCACGGGAGCGAGAGCCTCGGTACTCGGCAACCGGACAAAGCCCAGGCGTTCGTAGTAGCCGGGGTCGATGTCCGACATCAGCGTGGCGAGGACCGCGCCGGCTCGTCCGCGGTCGCCCATCAGGACGCGCAGCATCGCGGCGGCGTGGCCCCGGCCGCGAAACTCCGGAACCGCGAAGACCGCGCCGAAGCCGATGGTCGGGACGACCCGGCCGCCGGCCAGCATGTCCAGGTCGTAGACCTTGCAGCCCGCCACGACCGATCCGCCTTCGCTCCGGGCCAGGTAGAAGCGGTAGCGGTCGCGCCCCCATGGCGTCGCGAGCAGGTTCCGGACCTGGGTCCGGTAGGCCGCGAGGCTGCGTTTGCCGCCCCATTGCACGTGGGTGTGGGCGAGGAAGGCGTCCCGTTGGTCGTCCGACGCCTCCGAGACGACGATCGGCGTCAAGGGCGACTCATAGCGCCGCTTGACTCCGCTCCGGCGTCGCGGCCGGCACGGAGGCCGGCCCCACTCGCCGCATCGGTGGCGCAGGCCTCCGTGCCTGCGGCCGAGTGGCGCTGGGCCATTTGAGAAGCGGCGCTATCAGGGCTTGACGGCCAGAGGCGACCGGGCGGGGTTGGCGGTGCCGTCGATTCGCTGCAGGAGGGCGTTGATGACCCGGTCGTCGATGTACTCGTTGACCGCGTACTCGCCGCTCGCCAGACGGTAGGACTGGCGGAGGCCGGTCTCGCGCTTGAAGTGGATCACGGCGTTGGCGGTGGCGCGATCCCAGACGCCCGTCGCGCTCACGTCGTACTTGGCGGACCTGAGCAGGACCTGCGCCTGCTTGATCTGATCCGGCGTGCCTGTGTCGGGGCCGATGGTGTTGCCCGCATAGCCGGACACTTCGGAGATGAAAGCGCGGACGTTCTCGACGCCGTGCTCGAGGTTGTACTTGAAGGCGATCTCTTCGGCTGCCTCGGGGGTCAGGCCTTCCTTGGCGGGGAGGTTGGTGGGGACCGCGTTGATCTTGCCCATGACGTTGGGAATCGCGCCCAGGGCCGGCGTGAAGGGACCGAAGACCTGCGGGTTGCGCACCGCCATCCGGCCCAGGCGCTGCCAGAAGCCCGGCCTGGCCGCGCCGGCCGCCAGGATGTTCTCGGCCAGGCTCACGGCGGTCTGCGCCTTGTGGGTCTCGGAAGCAAGCGTGTAGAGGTCCCGCGACAGGTGGCCCGAGATGAGGCTGAAGCGCCGGAGGCCCAGGACCTTGCCGGTCTCGGCCATGAAGTTGCCGATGGTGAGCGTGCGGCCCGCGACGCTTATTTCGCGGCTCCACTTGACGCTCTTGAGGGCCGCGTCCATCGCGCTGAAGGCGCCCTTGCTCCCGAGCTGCGAGACCAGCAGGGCGTCGCTGGCGTACTCGGCCATGGCCAGGGCCTCGCTGGCCTTGCCCATGTTGGCAAGGACCTGGGCGTCGCGGGCGGCACTGGTGGCCGAAAGCGTGTAGCGAGCCGCCTTGGCGCCAGCGGTCATGGAGCGGCCGATGCCCTCGCCGGCCCGCACACCGTTGATCGTCGCGCCCACGAAGGCGCGGCCGCCGCGGGCCACGTTGATCACGTCGGCGGGGCTGACGAAGAGCGAGCCGATCTCGACGATGCCCCTGCCCACGGCGCGGCCCGGGTGCCCGGACTGCACGGCGGTGATGTAGGGATCCGCCAGGGCGGCGCCGATGGCCTTCAGGGTGGGTCCCGGTTCGCTCACGAGCTTGGTGGCCAGGGTCCACATGCCCTTGGCGGTGCGCACGGGGTGGAAGATCAAGGTTCCGACGCCCTTGGCCATGTCCCAGGCCGCCTCGCCGGCGCCGACGAACAGGTCGGGCACGAAGTGGAGAAGTTGCTTGCCGACCGACGGGCGACCATCGTCGCCGTCGCGGATGGGCCGCTCCGAGGCGGTCCTGATCCGGTCCGCAGTGGACTGGTTCAGGGCCATCTGCGGCCGGTGCGGACGGGCGTGCTGGCGCGCAGCCTGCAACCCGTTCACGGTGTCGCCCAAGACTCTCCTCCAACGGGGCCGCATCCTCGGCCCCTCGGAGGTTATCCGCCCGCCAGGCGCCGCCCTGAAGCGACTTTCCCCAACCTTTACTTTGCGATTAGATACAAACAAATTCGGGGCCGGCTCACGCCGGCCCCGGATCCAATTCTGGTTTACTTCTTGGTGAGGGCGTTGGCCATCGCCTGGGCGGTGTCCTCGTCCACGTACTCGTTGATGGCCCAGTCGCCGTTGGCGAGCTTGTACTTCTGGTGCATGCCGTGCTTCACCTTGAAGTCGATGACCGCCTGGGTGGTCGCCTCGTCGAAGGTGCCGGTGACGGCGACCTTGAAGCCGAGTTTGGCGAGGACGGCCTGGAGATTGCGGATGGTGGCCTCGTCGCCGGTGTCGGGGCCGATCGCGTTGTTGCGATACGAGTTGACCTCTTCCGAGAAGGCCTCGACGTTGGCGCGGGTGGCCTTGAGGCCATAGTCCTTGGCAAGCTGGGCGATCTGCTCGTCCGAGATGCCGGTGGCATCTTCGGTCGTCTCGGCCGGCTTGGGCTCGGCGGGCTTGGTCTCGGGCTTCGGCTCGGGCTTGGCCACGGGCTTGGGCTCGGGCTTCACAACGGGCTTCGGCTCGGGCTTGCTCTCGGCACCGGGGACGCCCTTGGCGCCGGCCGGCAGCTTGAGCTTCTGGCCAGGGACGATCAGGTTCGGATTGTTGCCGATGATGTCCTTGTTGAGGTCGTAGATTTCCTTCCACCGCGTCGCGTCGCCGAGGTAGCGGCGGGCGATGCCCGACAGGCCGGCGGCCCGGTCGGAAGCGGTGACCGTGTAGATCGGCTGGCTGGCGGGAAGCTCCGGGGTCGGCTTGTCGGCTTCGCTCGGCTCCTCGGCGGGCGTCTCGGCGGCCGGCTTGTCGGTCTCGGCGGGCTTATCCGTCTCGGCCGGCTTGTCGGTCTCGGGCTTCGGCGCGTCACCGGCCTTCTCGCCGGCCTTGAGGGCCGCCACGAGGGCCGCGGCGGTCGCTTCGTCGACGTACTCGTTGACCGCGGGCGTGCCGTCGGCCAGGAGGTAGCTCTGGGTGATGCCCTTCTTCGTCTTGAAGTCGATGATGGCGGTCGCCGTCTTCTCGTCGAAGGTGCCGGTGGGATCCACGTCGTAGCCGTAGGCCCGCAGCACGGTCTGGAGCTGCTTGACCTGCTCGGGTTCGCCGGTGTCGGGGCCGATGGTGTTGCCGGCGTAGCTCTGCACTTCGGCGATGAACGCCGCGACGTTCTCCTTGCTGGGCTCGAGGCCGTACTTCTGAGCGATAGCCGCGGCCTGCTCGTCGGTCAGGTCGGTCGCCGGGTTGGGCGTGCCCTGCGCGGTGGCCAGGGCTCCCTGGCCGACGCGGTTGGCCATGCCGACCATCGCGGCCGGCTTGATGAGCGCAGCAGGATTGGCGAGCGCGGCCTTGGCGATCGTGCCGGGCAGGCGGACCGCGCCACCGATGATCTG
Coding sequences:
- a CDS encoding peptidoglycan-binding protein, whose protein sequence is TKAAAAATKAAGVSTKTANAALKAAQIAYWEARSAGKAASVAKAAAAAKAAKAMGLAKNAAAVEKIVNAARLAGSAANTATWFTKTNYVTRPLVHGAKMVGRPVDAAIVAGTKVATVLPSKIGGAVSRLGSITLKQLALAPLTVPMAAARGVGQVLQKGLAAIGIIKVGDVLTAPVRVAGSAASAAGKAAATLGGLSIGQIIGGAVRLPGTIAKAALANPAALIKPAAMVGMANRVGQGALATAQGTPNPATDLTDEQAAAIAQKYGLEPSKENVAAFIAEVQSYAGNTIGPDTGEPEQVKQLQTVLRAYGYDVDPTGTFDEKTATAIIDFKTKKGITQSYLLADGTPAVNEYVDEATAAALVAALKAGEKAGDAPKPETDKPAETDKPAETDKPAAETPAEEPSEADKPTPELPASQPIYTVTASDRAAGLSGIARRYLGDATRWKEIYDLNKDIIGNNPNLIVPGQKLKLPAGAKGVPGAESKPEPKPVVKPEPKPVAKPEPKPETKPAEPKPAETTEDATGISDEQIAQLAKDYGLKATRANVEAFSEEVNSYRNNAIGPDTGDEATIRNLQAVLAKLGFKVAVTGTFDEATTQAVIDFKVKHGMHQKYKLANGDWAINEYVDEDTAQAMANALTKK
- a CDS encoding GNAT family N-acetyltransferase → MTPIVVSEASDDQRDAFLAHTHVQWGGKRSLAAYRTQVRNLLATPWGRDRYRFYLARSEGGSVVAGCKVYDLDMLAGGRVVPTIGFGAVFAVPEFRGRGHAAAMLRVLMGDRGRAGAVLATLMSDIDPGYYERLGFVRLPSTEALAPVAALPDLRPGARLRPATAADHALIATLSRDLARRHTLSYRRHPDHVAFVLAWREIPDVLILEQHGRPAGFLIGDRAGEGYLIVEGGSRDPADTPAWLGAVAARARKLGATRVCGWLPAGDPAIAACFAWHERTDGIWMAAPLTPEAPDVASLAAGAHCWEFDHF
- a CDS encoding DUF350 domain-containing protein encodes the protein MNAAKLLSRSAALLSGLLVWAGAAGRAWSQDAAAQPAFLNPDTFTGALVGTVVFGLIGTAMAILGFKIFDWVVPFDLEREIAEKNNMSVAIVAGAMVLGISLIVAAAVN